The DNA sequence GATCTTCCTCGCCAAGTACGCGATCCTCTTCCCGCTGTACTGGTGGGGCGACGCGACGCAGCTCGGCTGGGTGCTGATCGCCCTGAAGCTGCCGCCGATGGTGCTCGCCGTGTACTTCACCTGGCTCTTCCTGGCGCAGGCGCCGCCGCCGATCAACGTGATCGCGGAGTGGGAGGCCGAGGAGGCCGCGGAGAAGGCGGCGAAGGCCGCCGCGAAGGCCGCGGAGGGCCGGGGGGTCTGAGCGGTACGCCGCCGCGTGCGCGGGCGGGCCGTTCCAGCCCCGCCGGCGTTTGAGGCGCGGGGTCTGGGGCGGGGCCCCAGGAGCCCGGGCGCAGCCGGGCCGCACGGCCGCACCGCCGCGCAGCCTCGTAGCCGGGATGTACGAAGGGGGCGGCTGACCGTGGTGGTCAGCCGCCCCCTTCGGGCGTTCAGCGGGACCGCAGGTCAGTCCGCGGCCTGGAGGAGGTCCTCCAGCTGCTCCTCGCGGGCCTGGGCGGCCACGAAGAGGAGCTCGTCGCCCGGCTCCAGGGTCTCCTCGCCGTGCGGCGTGAGCACCCGGTTGCCCCGGATGATCGTGACCAGCGAAGTGTCCTCGGGCCAGGTGATCTCGCTGATCTGCTTGCCCGCGACCTGGGAGTCGGCGGGCAGGGTCAGCTCGACGAGGTTGGCGTCGCCGTGGCTGAAGCGCAGCAGCCGGACCAGGTCGCCGACGCTGACGGCTTCCTCGACCAGCGCCGACATCAGGCGCGGCGTGGAAACGGCCACGTCGACGCCCCAGGACTCGTTGAAGAGCCACTCGTTCTTCGGGTTGTTCACCCGCGCCACGACCCGGGGCACCCCGTACTCGGTCTTGGCGAGGAGGGAGACGACCAGGTTGACCTTGTCGTCACCGGTCGCGGCGATGACCACGTTGCAGCGCTGGAGCGCCGCCTCGTCGAGCGAGGTGATCTCGCAGGCGTCGGCCAGCAGCCACTCGGCCTGCGGCACCCGCTCCACCGAGATGGCGGTCGGGGCCTTGTCCACGAGGAGCACCTCGTGGCCGTTCTCCAGGAGCTCGCCCGCGATGGAACGGCCCACCGCACCTGCTCCGGCGATCGCGACCCTCATGCGTGTGCCTCCTCAGGACCCTCGGCGAAGGCTGCCTCCACCTTGTCGATCTCGTCCGTGCGCATCATCACGTGGACGAGGTCGCCCTCCTGGAGGACGGTCGCCGATGTCGGCAGCATGGCCTCGCCCAGCCGGGTGAGGAAGGCGACGCGGACGCCGGTCTCCTCCTGCAGCCGGCTGACCTTCTGGCCGATCCAGGCGGTCGAGGTGTGCACCTCCGCGAGCTGGACACCGCCGCTCGGGTCCCGCCACAGCGGCTCGGCGCCCGAAGGCAGCAGCCGGCGGAGCATCTGGTCGGCCGTCCAGCGCACGGTGGCGACGGTGGGGATGCCCAGGCGCTGGTAGACCTCGGCGCGCTTGGGGTCGTAGATGCGGGCGGCGACGTTCTCGACGCCGAACATCTCACGGGCCACCCGGGCGGCGATGATGTTGGAATTGTCACCACTGCTCACCGCGGCGAAGGCGCCCGCCTCCTCGATGCCGGCCTCGCGCAGCGTGTCCTGGTCGAAGCCGACCCCGGTGACGCGACGGCCGCCGAATCCGGCTCCCAGCCGGCGGAATGCGGTGGGGTCCTGGTCGATGACCGCGACCGTATGCCCCTGCTGTTCCAGGGTCTGCGCGAGGGCGGAGCCCACTCTTCCGCAGCCCATAATGACGATGTGCACGGCCGTCCTTCCGGCTGTCAGC is a window from the Streptomyces sp. NBC_01244 genome containing:
- a CDS encoding potassium channel family protein; the protein is MRVAIAGAGAVGRSIAGELLENGHEVLLVDKAPTAISVERVPQAEWLLADACEITSLDEAALQRCNVVIAATGDDKVNLVVSLLAKTEYGVPRVVARVNNPKNEWLFNESWGVDVAVSTPRLMSALVEEAVSVGDLVRLLRFSHGDANLVELTLPADSQVAGKQISEITWPEDTSLVTIIRGNRVLTPHGEETLEPGDELLFVAAQAREEQLEDLLQAAD
- a CDS encoding potassium channel family protein; protein product: MHIVIMGCGRVGSALAQTLEQQGHTVAVIDQDPTAFRRLGAGFGGRRVTGVGFDQDTLREAGIEEAGAFAAVSSGDNSNIIAARVAREMFGVENVAARIYDPKRAEVYQRLGIPTVATVRWTADQMLRRLLPSGAEPLWRDPSGGVQLAEVHTSTAWIGQKVSRLQEETGVRVAFLTRLGEAMLPTSATVLQEGDLVHVMMRTDEIDKVEAAFAEGPEEAHA